One window of the Halanaerobium saccharolyticum subsp. saccharolyticum DSM 6643 genome contains the following:
- a CDS encoding response regulator transcription factor, translating to MNEKKVLIIDDDPHIREILEDYLKFEGFSVYAAEDTAKGYQLLNADDFDVLILDIMLPDEDGWEFCQRIRPEFELPIIFLSAKDESTDKITGLELGADDYITKPFSPREVVARIKAVLRRYQTDSEAANSMSFGELIINKEEHFIKYKDETIELTPKEFSLLWHLAKNPKKVFRRENLLKAVWGYDYFGDVRTVDTHIKSLRQKLGEAAEAIETVWGVGYKFEAKKLEV from the coding sequence ATGAATGAAAAAAAAGTTTTGATAATTGATGATGACCCACATATCAGAGAAATTTTAGAAGATTATCTTAAATTTGAGGGTTTTAGTGTTTATGCCGCCGAAGATACTGCCAAAGGATATCAGCTTTTAAATGCAGATGATTTTGATGTTTTAATTTTAGATATTATGCTTCCAGATGAAGATGGTTGGGAATTTTGTCAGCGAATTAGACCTGAATTTGAACTACCAATCATTTTTTTAAGTGCTAAAGATGAGTCAACTGATAAAATAACAGGTTTAGAATTAGGAGCAGATGATTATATTACAAAACCATTTAGTCCTCGTGAAGTTGTAGCAAGAATCAAAGCAGTTTTGCGCAGATATCAAACTGACTCTGAGGCTGCTAATTCAATGAGTTTTGGAGAATTGATAATTAACAAAGAAGAACACTTTATAAAATACAAAGATGAGACTATTGAATTAACACCAAAAGAATTTTCTTTGCTCTGGCATCTGGCTAAAAACCCTAAAAAAGTTTTTCGGAGAGAAAACTTATTAAAAGCAGTTTGGGGTTATGATTATTTTGGTGATGTACGTACGGTTGATACTCATATTAAATCACTGCGCCAGAAGTTAGGAGAAGCAGCAGAAGCTATAGAGACAGTCTGGGGGGTAGGTTATAAATTTGAAGCTAAAAAATTGGAAGTCTGA
- a CDS encoding ATP-binding protein: MKLKNWKSDSLFSKLFFRFIILSLIIIIIFGLTVIYYLEDFLYNRRKNEVLYNLNQLKSDLKQPLLAGDEKRINEILSLTARQNRGQIWLTDQEGAIIYSFPGRSDEKVDFEGYTQIFDDKMLSSRVESDQFDKPMLLNAASMDVGTSKYGLLFFTSVQGINSTVAQIQKIMFYLILFSLFPALVLAFLWAQNIANPLNEISKTAKEISRGNFIEQNEDQKTRELKNLAKSINEMSKTLSKNMNNLKEEKNKLNYILSGMEEGVLALNSDKEIILLNKSFSDIFISQSDFKLDQEAKLDSELPELLNSQKLISLIEKSIEEEKNKSLEIKIPDSDKYLLLHSTAIFKDEKFWGVVVIFQDISERWRFEKLQNDFVANVSHELKTPLSSIRGAAEIVYDGAVSRKKAKEKYLNMIIEESNRLETMVNNILSISELKSDIISKNRVNFSKFLYNMLEDYQIVNEVEQNFSYQIEEDIELEIDADKIKRVVINLLDNAVKYSPAEGEIKIILNKNNSAVKFAVQDQGPGVPEAERKNIWERFYKINKKAFQSQKRGSGLGLAIVKDIIELHGGSVYQKNLEKGSEFAFVLNTEI, from the coding sequence TTGAAGCTAAAAAATTGGAAGTCTGACAGTCTGTTTAGTAAATTATTTTTTAGATTTATTATTCTTTCATTAATCATAATAATTATATTTGGTTTAACAGTTATTTACTATTTAGAAGATTTTCTCTACAACCGAAGAAAAAATGAAGTTTTATATAATTTAAATCAGTTAAAAAGTGATCTCAAGCAGCCGCTGCTTGCTGGAGATGAAAAAAGAATTAATGAAATATTGAGTCTGACTGCCCGCCAGAACAGGGGCCAGATCTGGCTTACAGATCAGGAGGGTGCTATTATATATAGCTTTCCCGGCCGCAGTGATGAAAAAGTTGACTTTGAGGGATATACACAAATATTTGATGATAAAATGCTGTCCAGTCGAGTTGAGTCAGATCAGTTTGATAAGCCAATGCTTTTAAATGCAGCTTCGATGGATGTTGGAACAAGTAAATATGGACTATTATTTTTCACATCTGTTCAGGGAATAAATTCTACTGTGGCTCAAATTCAAAAAATAATGTTTTATTTAATTTTATTTTCTCTATTTCCAGCTTTAGTTCTTGCTTTTCTGTGGGCCCAAAATATTGCAAATCCTTTAAATGAGATCAGCAAGACAGCAAAAGAAATTAGTCGTGGTAATTTTATAGAGCAAAATGAAGATCAAAAAACAAGGGAATTAAAAAACTTAGCTAAAAGTATTAATGAAATGTCAAAAACACTTTCTAAAAATATGAATAATTTAAAAGAAGAAAAAAATAAATTAAACTATATACTTTCTGGAATGGAAGAGGGAGTACTGGCTTTAAATTCTGATAAAGAAATCATATTATTAAATAAATCATTTTCGGATATTTTCATCTCTCAATCAGATTTTAAGCTTGATCAAGAAGCAAAATTAGATTCTGAGCTGCCTGAGTTATTGAACAGCCAAAAATTAATTTCACTGATTGAAAAAAGTATTGAAGAAGAAAAGAATAAAAGTTTAGAAATTAAAATACCAGATTCCGATAAATATTTACTTCTTCACAGCACCGCTATTTTTAAAGACGAAAAATTTTGGGGAGTTGTTGTCATTTTTCAGGATATTAGTGAGAGATGGCGTTTTGAAAAACTGCAGAATGATTTTGTGGCAAATGTTTCGCATGAGTTAAAGACACCACTCTCATCTATCAGGGGAGCAGCTGAAATAGTTTATGATGGAGCAGTCAGTAGAAAAAAAGCTAAAGAAAAATATTTAAATATGATTATTGAAGAAAGCAACCGCCTGGAAACAATGGTTAATAATATTTTGAGCATTTCTGAGTTGAAGTCAGATATTATTAGCAAAAATAGAGTTAATTTTTCAAAATTCCTTTATAATATGCTGGAAGACTATCAGATTGTAAATGAGGTTGAGCAGAACTTTAGCTATCAAATTGAAGAAGATATTGAGCTTGAAATTGATGCTGATAAAATAAAACGGGTGGTAATTAATCTGCTTGACAATGCAGTTAAATATTCTCCTGCTGAGGGAGAAATCAAAATTATTTTAAATAAAAATAATTCAGCTGTTAAATTTGCTGTTCAAGACCAGGGGCCCGGTGTGCCAGAAGCAGAAAGAAAAAATATCTGGGAAAGATTTTATAAGATAAATAAAAAGGCTTTTCAGAGTCAAAAAAGAGGTAGTGGACTTGGCCTGGCAATTGTTAAAGATATAATAGAATTACATGGAGGCAGTGTTTATCAGAAAAATCTTGAAAAAGGATCGGAATTTGCCTTTGTTTTAAATACAGAAATTTAA
- a CDS encoding aminopeptidase, translating into MTKEKKNDNSYQAKNAWTEMGKAEREEVFAFNKDYAEFLTKNKTEREFASAAISELEAAGFKNITEYDKLKKGDKVYVENRSRALMAAVIGEKDLKEGLKIVGSHIDSPRLDLKPNPLYEDGEMAMFKTHYYGGVKKYQWVTMPLALHGVVVKDDGSQIEVKIGEKEDDPIFFISDVLPHLGKKQMKKSMDEGISGEQLNVVVGSIPVDDEDAKDKIKTAILNHLEAEYDFKEEDFISADLQVVPAFKTRDAGFDRALLAGYGHDDRVCSYTALEAILDVKDPDYTSILLLMDREEVGSMGSTGMQSHFFEDQVANLVDLYYENYSELIVRKVMQNSKVLSADVSAAYDPDFAEVYAKHNSAYLGKGIVISKYTGARGKAGASEASAEFMGEIRGIFNNAGVIWQTAELGKIDEGGGGTIAQFLANYNMDVVDCGPAVLSMHSPYEVVSKADVYHSYLAYNVFLEN; encoded by the coding sequence ATGACTAAAGAAAAAAAGAATGATAATTCATATCAGGCCAAAAATGCCTGGACAGAAATGGGTAAAGCAGAGAGAGAAGAAGTCTTTGCTTTTAATAAAGATTATGCAGAATTTTTAACTAAAAATAAAACTGAAAGAGAATTTGCCAGTGCAGCAATTTCCGAGTTAGAAGCTGCTGGTTTTAAAAATATTACTGAGTATGACAAATTGAAAAAAGGTGATAAAGTTTACGTAGAAAATCGATCTCGGGCTTTAATGGCAGCAGTGATTGGTGAAAAAGATTTAAAAGAAGGTTTGAAAATTGTAGGAAGTCATATTGATTCACCAAGGCTTGATTTAAAACCAAATCCATTATATGAAGATGGTGAAATGGCAATGTTTAAGACCCATTATTATGGTGGAGTTAAAAAATATCAGTGGGTAACAATGCCGCTTGCACTACATGGAGTTGTTGTTAAAGATGACGGCAGTCAGATAGAAGTTAAAATTGGGGAAAAGGAAGATGATCCAATCTTTTTTATCAGTGATGTCTTACCACATCTTGGGAAAAAGCAGATGAAAAAATCCATGGATGAGGGAATTAGTGGTGAACAGTTAAATGTAGTTGTTGGCAGTATTCCTGTTGATGATGAAGATGCGAAAGATAAAATTAAAACAGCTATTTTAAATCATTTAGAAGCTGAATATGACTTTAAAGAAGAAGATTTCATCAGTGCTGATCTGCAGGTTGTACCTGCTTTTAAAACTCGTGATGCAGGTTTTGACAGAGCTCTACTGGCAGGATATGGTCATGATGACCGTGTCTGCAGCTATACAGCTTTAGAGGCGATTTTAGATGTTAAAGATCCTGATTATACATCGATTTTGTTGCTAATGGATAGAGAAGAAGTAGGCAGCATGGGCTCAACTGGAATGCAGTCCCACTTTTTTGAAGATCAGGTAGCTAATTTAGTGGATCTGTATTATGAGAACTATAGTGAACTGATAGTACGTAAAGTAATGCAAAACTCAAAAGTGCTTTCTGCTGATGTTAGTGCAGCTTACGATCCTGATTTTGCTGAAGTTTATGCTAAACATAATTCAGCCTATCTCGGCAAAGGAATTGTAATTTCTAAATATACTGGTGCAAGAGGTAAGGCCGGTGCTTCCGAAGCTAGTGCTGAATTTATGGGAGAAATCAGAGGTATTTTCAATAATGCTGGTGTGATCTGGCAGACTGCTGAACTGGGTAAAATTGATGAAGGTGGTGGCGGTACTATTGCTCAATTTTTAGCCAATTACAATATGGATGTAGTTGACTGTGGTCCAGCTGTCCTTTCAATGCATTCCCCTTATGAAGTTGTTAGTAAAGCAGATGTTTACCATTCCTATTTAGCATATAATGTATTTTTAGAGAATTAA
- the pdo gene encoding protein disulfide oxidoreductase has translation MAKIDQEEKNKIKELFTKNLKDEVNLLFFSKEEDCQYCGDTEEILDEVTALDERVNFETYLLGSDKAEEFGVDRAPAIIFLNNEGQDSGVHFYGIPSGYEFTSLIEDILDMSDKDRIDLAEDIKKEIMAIDTDVLLQVFITPTCPYCPRAVRVAHQMAMINPKVRGEMVEAMEFEELSASYDVSGVPKTVINSGADEQVGAVPAKTILKKIKNLAVAAS, from the coding sequence ATGGCTAAAATAGATCAAGAAGAAAAAAATAAAATCAAAGAACTTTTTACTAAAAATTTAAAAGACGAAGTTAATTTACTTTTCTTTTCCAAAGAAGAAGATTGTCAGTATTGTGGTGATACTGAAGAAATTTTAGATGAAGTAACAGCACTTGATGAAAGAGTAAACTTTGAAACTTATTTATTAGGCAGTGATAAAGCAGAAGAATTTGGTGTAGATAGAGCACCAGCAATTATTTTCTTAAATAATGAAGGTCAGGATAGTGGAGTCCATTTTTATGGAATTCCATCAGGCTATGAATTTACTTCTTTAATAGAAGATATTTTAGATATGTCTGATAAGGATAGAATAGACCTGGCTGAAGATATTAAAAAAGAAATTATGGCAATTGATACTGATGTTTTACTGCAGGTATTTATAACACCTACCTGTCCTTATTGTCCTCGTGCGGTTAGAGTTGCTCATCAAATGGCAATGATTAACCCTAAGGTCAGAGGAGAAATGGTAGAAGCTATGGAATTTGAAGAGCTTTCAGCAAGTTATGACGTATCAGGAGTACCAAAGACTGTAATTAATTCTGGTGCAGATGAGCAGGTTGGAGCGGTTCCAGCAAAAACTATCTTAAAGAAAATTAAAAATCTAGCTGTGGCAGCTAGCTAA
- the trxA gene encoding thioredoxin, whose product MSEPVKVTDVNFEDEVLSSDKRVLVDFWAEWCGPCRMVAPVVKDIANEYSDQIKVAKLNVDENQTTASRYGIMSIPTMLVMEDGKVKDKLVGYMPKNKLVNKLGLK is encoded by the coding sequence ATGAGCGAACCAGTTAAAGTTACAGATGTGAATTTTGAGGATGAGGTTTTAAGTTCTGATAAAAGAGTTTTAGTTGATTTTTGGGCAGAATGGTGTGGACCATGTAGAATGGTAGCTCCTGTAGTAAAAGATATTGCAAATGAATATAGTGATCAGATTAAGGTTGCAAAACTAAATGTTGATGAAAATCAAACTACTGCTTCTAGGTATGGTATTATGAGTATCCCAACAATGTTAGTTATGGAAGATGGTAAGGTTAAAGATAAATTGGTTGGGTATATGCCTAAAAATAAGCTTGTAAATAAATTAGGATTAAAATAA